The Macrobrachium rosenbergii isolate ZJJX-2024 chromosome 7, ASM4041242v1, whole genome shotgun sequence genome segment agagagagagagagagagagagagagagagagagagagagagagagagagagagagctattgacCTTATCTGACCTTTTGGAAGGCATCACCCAAATGTTTCTTCAATAATCTAAGGAATATAATTATACtgacttttaaaataaatttaaaagatacGAGTTGGCAAtttattgcacacacatcacaaacaggttgaatacaagccaGTGACATATCGGCATTCCTAACCAGCGCCTCATAATACAGATATCCAACATTTACCAAAGATTCGTTCTTTTCTTATGGCCGTTGACTTTTCAACTTAAAAATGCGAAGAAACGTGAGTTGGAAACTTATTGCCAACAAATCCCAAACAGGTTGCATACAAGTACTTCATACAATAATCCAGCACTACCCAAAAATTCGTAATGGTCTGTGACATATTCAACTTAAAATACAAAGATACAGGCATTTGCAACTATTGCCCAcaacaaacatgttgaatacaaatcGTTCCCAAGCAGTACTACTAGCTAAAAATTCGGGTCTAtgacttattttcaacaaaaatacaaatacatgcaTTTGCAACTTATTGccaacacatcacaaacatgtcgaATACAAATCGATGACTTTATGGTAGTCCCAAGCAGTACCTCATACAATAATCCAGTACCAGCCAAAAATCCGTTCTCCTCTTATGGTCTATGATTTATATTCAACTTAAAAATACAGATACATGCATTTGCAACTTATTgcccacacatcacaaacatgttgaatacaaatcGATGACGTATAGGCaatcctaaccagtgcttctaTCGAATATTCCCTTACAGTCATTGACTTGTTTAcaactgtttgtgatatgtatgcaataagttgctgaAGAGATGTAGGAAATATGATGAGGAGAGGTGTGCCAGGCTGCCTAAGTTGCATGCACACCTTGAGCAGTAAGGAATCTGTAATCGACACATTCTTAAACGAAAGAATTACCGAGAGAAAAAGATTCCCCGACTTGACTCAGATGAAATCCCAATTCTCCCACTGACATAACTCGTGGAATTGTCTCATCAATCTCCCTGGAACCCGTAAAACTAGGATATTACCCCCCTGATTCCACATTCACGACGCTGCCGCTGCTTCAATCACAACCACTGATCGCGCGATCTCAGAAAACCTATTTAACGACGCGGTCGATGATTCGTTCGTATTTTACGATCTTCCGCGAGATAAGTGATTTTGGCCGCCTGAATCAGGCAATTTAGGGAATCGAGATAGGCATTAGATGCGCATAAACGCATGGAAGGGCAGATAGTTGATGTATGAAGCATTAATAAACGCCGAGTGATGTAAACTGCAACTGGTAGCTCGCGGTGAAGGTCGGACTTGCTTTTCATAGTCACTGTAAAGAATGGCGTCGAGAATATCTGAGTTACCCCAGAATGACTGTATAGAAAACGGGAACCGGTATCTCCTGTCCGCCTCATTGTCAAGTGGTGCTCAAAAtaagataacaataaaacaaattgaCGGAAAATTGCATCACATATCAGGCATTCTCTTTCAGCTTCTGAGTATGAAATGCAAACTTAAAGGCTCGCTGTCAATCACAGTCAGATGGCAAGTGGCCCTTATGTATTTTTCCATAGAGTGTCAGTTTTTCCttaacgtttatttattttactgattttttctgAACACCGACAAAAATCCAGCAGGCGAGATTACTATTAATGCAACGTCCGTTCCATTATGCATTccatctcgctctctctctctctctctctctctctctctctctctctctctctctctctctctcctatctatatctatctatatatgtatatatatgtatatatatgtatatatatgtatatatatgtgtatatctatatacctatatctatctatatatgtatatatgtatatatatatatatattatatatatgtatatatatatatatatatatatatatatatatatatatatatatatatatatatatatatatatatatatatatatatatatatatatatatgttatatatatagtatatatatatatatatatatatatatatatatatatatatatatatatatatatatatatatatatatatatatatatatacatacatacatacatatatcattatatatatatatatatatatatatattttatatatatatatatatatatatatattatatatataaacataacacgcatgcacatttacatattcattgaCATTGATCTACACCCCTACACAACTGACAGAAACGTATTTAACTGATTCAGTAAACAAAGTAGACGTAAGAACTCTACATTCTAAGTGGGAATGGAAAAAATTACTGGAATAGCTTTATCTTAACtggaatgagataaaaaaaaaagggatgtcTACCTGGAATTGTAACTGTAATGAATCACGCCTACTCGTATTTATCTAAAACACgtcaaaaaaaatcttttgatattCTACGGAATTAACCAAAACTGATTTTTCTCAGAACTCGCGAAGAAAATTGATCAAATTTCCCCTTCTCGGTGGACTATAAAACTGAAAACGATGAACGGAAGTGAAGCTTCTTACAGCTTATCGTTAAATTCTTCAATCAAAACTTTTCTGAAGAccaaatgataatgatgatgataatgcattTGGCAGCTGTCCTGTGCTTTGCTGTGACCTGTGGCCTGTTGGTGGCCGTCTACAGGAAATTAGAATATCTGACTGACTGCCTTGATTGCCTTCTAGACCTGGAAGGGGAGCCTGGAAGACAGCGAGAGGAGGAGATGGACTCTGCGAGTGACCCTCTGAAAATGCAGCACTGCTTGGGTGCGATGCAAAAACAACTGCTGGAACGAGACTACGACATGGAAAGGATGCACAGAATAATCCAGTCGTTGAAACGACATCTGGGTTCAGCCAGGAACACCTTAGAAGAGGGTCTGGAAATGTGTCGAAGCTATGCGAGTAAGACCGAATGGGTCTGGAACGACGCTGCTGCGGATGAGAAGACCCTGAAGCTTCCAGAACGGACGAATGAGGAAAGTCTCTTTGTGGAAGAGACTGGGTATGAGGAAATGGAACTGAAGAGTCAGTTTGGgaaggaaatggaggaggaggaggagggggcgagAAATATCGGCACTTGCCTCCAACCAGACGAGCAGCAGCTAGCAGAAAAGGTACACCTGAAGGAAATAACAGTCCCAACGGAAAGGAGAGACGAAGATGAAAGTAAACCAGAAAGTCCCTTCCTTCAGTGGCTGTTTGAGAAGAGAGGCGTGCTGGCGAGGGAACTCGAACAGGAACTGCGTGGAAAAAAGCGCAGCATCGAAAAGGAATCGGAAGCGGCTGTAGATTGTGGATTTGAACTGATCCCCGAACTGATTGGAGCTCCAGGCTTGAAAAGGGAACTTTCCTCCCAAACTGAAGATCTCAAGAGGCGGAATGAATGCTCCCAGTACGCCTCCATCGACGAAGAAATGGCGGTCGACAATCTGGAAGCCCGAGAAGAAGAACAGGTGAGGCTAGAGGAACTTGTGGCTGCCGGCGAAGGGAGGCTCGGAGCTCCACTTCAAGTAGCGTCTGGTCTACCTGACAGAAGTCGTGGTCTTGGGACCGAGGAGACTCTAGACTTACAGAAGAAAGTCCGGGACCTGAAAAGACGAATCCAGTGTCTCGGAGACCTCATAGCCAGCCAGGAAATAAGACTCAAGGAAGAGAAAGCGAAAAACGAAAACTTCGAGAACTTGATTGTGGAACTGGGAGGTGAAAGCGAATGGCTACACTACCAAGTGGCTATCAGGGAAGCGATCATTGTTGAACTGAAGAACAAGAATGCTATTCTGTGCGAGGAAGCCCTGGCTCTGAGGGATAAGGCGGCCGAATTAGAAGCTGCAAATGTGTTGAAGGGGGACTGGCAGCCGTTCATCTGGGCATTGCCTTTGGCATGTTTCATGTTGCTTTGGAAGAGCCTCCCCTTTTTCATTAGACTCAACTGTGGCGGGGACGAACTTGGTGAAGGAGGAGATGAACTGACCAGGATAAGCTGAAGGATCAAATGGCTGTCATGGACcaggatatttttaatatttttcactattttcaagTCATCTCAACTTTCAAGGGAATTTGGTTATATAAGGATATGTTGTTCTTGACAAGTAATAGTATCATTAACTGATTAAAGAGTTTTTAATAGGTGAAATTGTTCTTAAcaggttatatttttctttactggctATAGTGTTCTTAATAGGTTATACTATTCTTAATAGGTTGTAAAAGggctataataaataaaaataagatatgacTGGCTATTTTTATCATAAGACTGTTGATATgagcccatttatatatttttggaaagttACATCTTTCACTGAAATTCAGGATACATCATTGATATGTTACTTTTAAGAATTATACATATGTCTTcataacaagtctctctctctctctctctctctctctctctctctctctctctctctctctctctctctctctctctcatacattgccatattaacagtaaaatatcaattaaaaacatttacaatgcatattttatcattaaattttccCTAGATGTTGGTAACACGTtcaggcaatctctctctctctctctctctctctctctctctctctctctctctctctctctctctctctcaatatacaaatattaattaaaaatatttgcgaTTCAAATTTCGTCATTAAATTTTTCCTAGATGTTGGCAACATGTTGAggtgcttatctctctctctctctctctctctctctctctctctctctctctctctcaatatacactgccatattaattaaaaatgttaaaaacatttataaatgcatattttatcattaaaattttcctAAGATGTTGGCAACACGTTgaggcaaactctctctctctctctctctctctctctctctctctctctctctctctctcatacactgccattttgggggggagggggaagttacataacattttgagatgaactgaaaaattaatgactgGAATTAAATATAACATTCAAGGTGATAAAACACtcttatgtacttttatatatgtactaATTATATTAGAgtcaactaagaaaaaaaaaagtgaaaaatgcgtcaaagattcttcggcgcaatctagttttttgtacagcctGTTACAGcatttaatcaaggccaccgaaaataaaactatctttcggtggcttCGGTATCATGatgtatgagctgtggcccatgaaactttaaccacggcccggtggtggcctatcctacatcgttgccagaaacacgattatggcttaactttaaccttaaataaaataaaaaaactactgaggctagagggctacaatttggtatgtttgatgattggagggtgaatgatcaacacaccaatttgcagccctctagcctcagtagtttttaagatctgagggcggacagaaaaagtgcagagagaaaaaagtgtacgacagaataaagtacagacgaacagaaagccggcacaatagttttcttatacagaaaactaaaaaggaaagctAGATGGTGAAGTAATCAATGCTGAAAAGCTAAATATAAATGCACaaacgtgcgcacacacacacacatataagtaaaGCTTCCTTGATGTTATGACATTATTTTGGTAGTTTTCTTAGAATGACTTTGCTTTGGACTTATCATTGAGAAATGCTATAAATAcaaaagatgtaaacacagggtaagttttatatacacacacaaacagtttcTGTGAGAAGGTGAAATGGAACTCAGTGGTCATAATAAAACAGTGTCAATGATAACTTTTTacataatgtaattaaaaattataaaaattacatacctAAACAAGTAGTGTGTGTTATgtacgacagagagagaaaaagaggtttGCTTTTGATTTTACAAAGTGTATTTAAACAGTTTATCTTGttataaatatgggaaaataaggtagtCGTaatcgacgcattttaagaatattgctcggccacgcccacatcctccctacccCAACCCCGCCACCCCAGCCTGACCCACTCCTCTCTTTCACGATATTACTCATACGACTGGCAGCGCTGTCCTTATCGTGAGCCAGACTCCTCTACCCATCTCCGGGTGGGTGGAGAGTAGGGGTTGCTTCCATCCTTCCCTCTGGGTTCTACTACTCCTCCCTGGGATGAGtgagctgcacacacacacacacacagagagacagagagagacagacagagagagagagagagagagagaagagaaaatatcaaaatctgtGTTGTCAAAAGAGGTTCTAATATTCAAAAGTATGTTGATAAAACTTACAGGTTCTAGAGccatagccaagcagcaactgatatcgtTGGAGAGTGCAGTACGATAATGTCATACATTATCTACGGTGCCAGGAGAAGGGGGCGTGGCTGAGTGAGATTCTTAAAATGCATCTACTATAATTGCCttctgcattaatttttttttttttacaatgcaatCGTTgctgtttataagcatatataatgTTTACAGTTATTCAGTATTTACAACGTAGGGTGAGTAAGCGTACTAAGTTGCTACTTTACACTCATGGTGTTTTATTTGACATTATCCGGATTTTGACGTTGTCCGTCATGGCCTTGGCTTTATCACTGCAGTTAATTGAAGGATTGCTGTAATGAGAGTAGCCAATCATCCCTCATTTTTATTATAGTTCATTTACAAACTATTAAGAACAATATGACTagttaaaaacaataacagttttaaaatgagataactaaaaacacttaaaaatatcaaaagtaatgtcTGGGTCCGTGGTATCCATTCCTTCAATTTAGTCTGGCCAGTTCTGGAAGATAGTCACTTTGACGTTCTAATTTCCTGAAAAGTTGAGATACCTAAAAccagtaaaaagcaaaataataaatatcaaatctAAAATCCAGATGGCCAACTGACAAATCATCTTCAATTCTGCATTTTCATCTTCTAGTTCAGCCACTGTATTCTTCATAACCTGGACTTCTTCATGTAGAATAGTGTTGTTCTTTTTCTCTGAAGTAATAGTCACGTTCCTGGTAGTTATTCTATACTTGAGTCCTGCACCTTCGCTTCCTAAGCCTACAATCCAGTTCGCTAagtcttcatttttctctctttccgcCTTTAATCTTTCCGTTGCAATGTAAATTTCAACCTCCCTCTGGGCCACAAGATCTCTAAGACACTGAACTTGGCTTTCTAGGTCTTGGATTTTCTGCATGTTGAGATTCCTTTTGATCTCGGTTACAAGACTGTTTTCACGATCACTTCTGTCATGCAATTCAGACATGTATGACTGTGGAGCTTTGAGCTGACATTCATGGGCAGCAACAAGTTCCTGATTCACATCTTGACCTTCTTTGAGTCTGAGATTCAGTTCAGATCCATTCTCTACAGCCCCTTCTGATTCCTTTTCAGTGTGGTTCTTATTTTCATGCCATAACTTTTCCAGTGCTCTCGACAACACGATTCCCCTCCTCTCACACAGCCTCCTAAGAATGAGACTGCCTGGTTTCCTTTCCTCTTTGGATTGTCTCTCCAGTTCTAATTTCTCATTTAGCTGGTGCTTTTCTGCAAGATGCTCCTCATCTTGATGTTGCAGCGGAGTATCGATATCTctaacctcctcctcttcctcctcctcctttttaaaCGAACTCTTCAgttgcattttctcattttccatctTCCCCATCAAGAAACTTTCCACTTTTATCTGCAAGCGAAGTGACTGGATCTTGTTCAAAGCATCTTCTAAGTTACTCTCATGGATTTGACATCTTTCCAGAACCCTCTCTAAGGCCTTCTGGTCTGCTTCCAGATGTTGTTTCAACAACTGGATTTCCTGGTGAATCATGTCCATGTTGTACCGTTCCACCAGAGAAACAAACAAGACAAGGTCCTCCAGCAAAGAGCAAACTTCCTTCAGGTTCAGGTTTCAACTTCTGACTTGCAGATCCTCCTACGGGCATCAGGGACCTGAAAAGAGTCATAagcctcttaaatatatatatatatatatatatatatatatatatatatatatatatatatatatatatatatatatatatatatatatatatatatatacatatatatatatatatatatatacatatatatatacatatatatatatatatatacatatatatacatatatatatatatatatatattatacacacacacacacacacacatatatatatatatatatatatatatatatatatatatatatatatacatatatatgtatatatatatatacacactctcatatatatatatatatatataatatatatatatatgtatatatatatatatatatatatatatatattatatatatatatatatatatatatatatatatatatatatatatatatatattatatattatatatatgtatgtatatatatgtatatatatgtatatgtatatatatatatatatatatatatatatatatatatatatatattataatatatatatatatacatatatatatatatatatatatatatattataatatatataatatatatatatatatatatatatatatatacatatatatatatatatatatatatatatatatatgtatatatattataatatatatatatatatatatatatatatatatatatatatatatattatatttatatctatatatattatataatatgtatatatatatatatatatatatatatatatatatatatatatatactacatacatatatatattgatatatatataatataatatatatatatatatatatatatatatatatatatatatatatatatatatatatatatatatatatatatatatatatatattccaccacAGTATCCCTCCAAAAACATAACATCTGACAAAGCCCCCAGACAACGCCCCCAAAAGAATGCACACACATCCCCCTTCCACACTTCAAATTCTTCCGGAATCacttataataaaaacacaaagaaacacaCCGACAAGTTTTACAGGATCTAATGGGAAGAACTTGGAAGTTGTATTACGCTAATTTACTCTCTTATGGCCAGCCaccggggaagggggaggaggggaaggaggaagggggaaggaagggggtgaCTCTTAATCTTACGAGTGGAGGAAACAAAAATGAGACTCAAAGACTTGGCAATGTGAAAAGGCATTAACATGAGAAGGaattttacatgtatgtatatgtatgtatatgtatgtatatgtatgtttatgtatgtttatgtatgtatatatgtatacatatatatatatatgtatatgtgaatgtatatatataattgtatatatattcatatcaaatcagctttgtttttagtaataattcgattaaaaatgtgaaaattcctCCCTAACCATCGTCCATTGAAGTTTTAGAACCTGATGAAGATTCTTTTCGCGAAAAGAATCTTCATCGGCTTCTAAAACTTCAATGGACGATGTTGACGCGGGAAGGGAAAGAAGTAggagggaaaaaagggaaaaatgataaaagggaaaaatgataaaa includes the following:
- the LOC136839926 gene encoding uncharacterized protein produces the protein MIMMMIMHLAAVLCFAVTCGLLVAVYRKLEYLTDCLDCLLDLEGEPGRQREEEMDSASDPLKMQHCLGAMQKQLLERDYDMERMHRIIQSLKRHLGSARNTLEEGLEMCRSYASKTEWVWNDAAADEKTLKLPERTNEESLFVEETGYEEMELKSQFGKEMEEEEEGARNIGTCLQPDEQQLAEKVHLKEITVPTERRDEDESKPESPFLQWLFEKRGVLARELEQELRGKKRSIEKESEAAVDCGFELIPELIGAPGLKRELSSQTEDLKRRNECSQYASIDEEMAVDNLEAREEEQVRLEELVAAGEGRLGAPLQVASGLPDRSRGLGTEETLDLQKKVRDLKRRIQCLGDLIASQEIRLKEEKAKNENFENLIVELGGESEWLHYQVAIREAIIVELKNKNAILCEEALALRDKAAELEAANVLKGDWQPFIWALPLACFMLLWKSLPFFIRLNCGGDELGEGGDELTRIS
- the LOC136839968 gene encoding rho-associated protein kinase 1-like, with translation MDMIHQEIQLLKQHLEADQKALERVLERCQIHESNLEDALNKIQSLRLQIKVESFLMGKMENEKMQLKSSFKKEEEEEEEVRDIDTPLQHQDEEHLAEKHQLNEKLELERQSKEERKPGSLILRRLCERRGIVLSRALEKLWHENKNHTEKESEGAVENGSELNLRLKEGQDVNQELVAAHECQLKAPQSYMSELHDRSDRENSLVTEIKRNLNMQKIQDLESQVQCLRDLVAQREVEIYIATERLKAEREKNEDLANWIVGLGSEGAGLKYRITTRNVTITSEKKNNTILHEEVQVMKNTVAELEDENAELKMICQLAIWILDLIFIILLFTGFRYLNFSGN